From the Montipora capricornis isolate CH-2021 chromosome 2, ASM3666992v2, whole genome shotgun sequence genome, one window contains:
- the LOC138035822 gene encoding uncharacterized protein — MATNGILQVGISDHDLIFVVKKQKLPRPKATTIDFRSIKNLDQNAFLSDLKNVPWNSSYIFENIDDIWSHWFGLFKQVLDEHVPVKRIQLRNNQLPWINPEIQKQIRIRNRLYKKFRRVPTDLNWSKYRKQRNSVTAMNRRAINDFCADAASTTPSTGFFWKKMKPLLPKSKSNIDGSADIRLLDNGQLISNPSAVLNDLFASPRIQESVLNLTEEDFSDHPSIATIKNKSHLLDCTFMEIIAEVIIDNLLKLNPKKATGHDGLSPKILKLSTAALATPLTNLFNYCIRTRTLPSDWKMSNVTPIHKKDEITKTDR, encoded by the coding sequence ATGGCAACAAACGGAATTTTACAAGTTGGGATTAGTGATCAcgatttgatttttgttgtgaaaaaacaaaagctgcCAAGACCTAAAGCGACTACAATTGATTTTAGATCTATAAAGAATTTGGATCAAAATGCATTTCTCTCTGATCTAAAAAACGTTCCATGGAACAGCTCTTATATCTTCGAAAACATCGACGATATATGGTCTCATTGGTTCGGCCTATTCAAACAAGTCCTCGACGAACATGTACCCGTGAAACGAATACAGCTTCGCAACAACCAATTGCCGTGGATCAACCCCGAAATTCAAAAGCAGATTCGAATACGAAATCGACTATACAAGAAGTTTCGCCGCGTACCAACAGATTTAAATTGGTCTAAATacaggaaacaaagaaactcggtcacggcaatgaacagaAGAGCAATAAACGATTTCTGTGCTGATGCGGCCTCAACAACACCATCCACTGGCTTCTTCTGGAAAAAGATGAAACCGCTTCTCCCAAAAAGCAAATCAAATATCGATGGCTCTGCTGATATCCGCCTTTTGGACAATGGGCAACTAATATCTAATCCAAGTGCTGTTCTAAATGATTTGTTTGCGAGCCCGAGAATACAAGAATCAGTCCTGAACCTCACAGAAGAGGATTTTAGTGACCATCCCAGCATTGCAACAATAAAGAACAAGTCGCATCTACTTGACTGTACTTTTATGGAAATTATAGCGGAAGTCATAATAGATAACTTACTTAAGTTAAATCCCAAGAAAGCTACGGGCCATGATGGCCTTTCTCCAAAGATTCTGAAATTATCTACCGCAGCCCTGGCTACACCTCTGACAAATCTGTTTAACTATTGTATTCGCACAAGAACTCTTCCAAGTGATTGGAAAATGAGCAATGTCACCCCTATACATAAAAaggatgaaataacaaaaacagaCCGTTGA